In Priestia megaterium NBRC 15308 = ATCC 14581, the following proteins share a genomic window:
- a CDS encoding AI-2E family transporter, giving the protein MFKSKLHFWTLELLMIALLIYICKHISFVFLPIGVFISTLFFPILVAGFLFFLFEPIVSFLTRKKVPKTLAILLLYVVFIGVIASIVGGVGPTLSKQLTDLAKNIPSYIVETREYINDLSNSRWFNWLVEQKYVSLDHIEESLLNYASTLPTNLTNSISSVLSVVTNITLTVVTVPFILFYMLKDSHKLRKNTLRMVPASYRKETLRTMKETTNTLATYIQGQMLVCLFVGISTFIGYLIIGLPYALILALIGALTNIIPYVGPFIGVAPALIVGLLYSPTKAILVIIVVVIVQQLDGNIISPLVIGKKLNTHPLTIIILLLVAGNIAGILGMILAIPAYAVTKTIVINIVRMIQFRNKSVKL; this is encoded by the coding sequence TTGTTTAAATCGAAACTGCATTTTTGGACATTAGAACTATTAATGATTGCTTTACTGATTTACATTTGTAAACATATTTCGTTTGTTTTTCTACCAATCGGTGTGTTTATCTCCACTTTGTTTTTCCCTATTCTCGTAGCTGGTTTTCTTTTCTTTTTATTCGAACCAATTGTGTCATTTCTCACAAGAAAAAAAGTGCCAAAAACACTGGCCATTTTACTATTATACGTTGTTTTTATCGGCGTAATTGCTTCTATTGTGGGCGGTGTGGGACCTACTTTATCTAAGCAATTAACTGATTTGGCTAAAAATATTCCGTCTTACATTGTAGAAACGAGAGAGTACATAAATGATTTATCTAACTCAAGATGGTTTAACTGGCTCGTTGAACAAAAATATGTGTCGCTCGATCATATTGAAGAGTCACTTTTAAACTACGCGTCTACTTTACCTACGAATCTCACAAACAGTATTTCATCTGTTTTAAGCGTCGTAACGAATATTACACTTACGGTTGTAACCGTTCCTTTCATTCTTTTTTATATGCTTAAAGACAGCCATAAACTTCGTAAAAACACGCTGCGTATGGTTCCTGCTTCTTACCGAAAAGAAACGTTACGTACAATGAAAGAAACAACAAATACGCTAGCTACTTATATTCAAGGCCAAATGCTCGTTTGTTTGTTTGTGGGTATTAGTACATTCATTGGTTACCTCATCATAGGGTTACCCTATGCATTGATACTCGCACTAATAGGAGCCCTTACTAATATTATCCCGTACGTCGGCCCTTTCATTGGCGTAGCACCTGCTTTAATCGTAGGTTTATTATACTCTCCTACAAAAGCGATATTAGTAATTATCGTCGTCGTAATCGTTCAACAGCTAGATGGGAACATTATTTCTCCGCTGGTAATTGGAAAGAAATTAAACACTCATCCTTTAACGATTATTATTTTATTGCTTGTTGCGGGTAATATTGCAGGAATACTCGGAATGATCTTAGCGATTCCAGCTTATGCTGTAACAAAAACAATTGTGATAAATATTGTAAGAATGATTCAATTCAGAAACAAATCTGTCAAATTGTAA